A region of Homo sapiens chromosome 17, GRCh38.p14 Primary Assembly DNA encodes the following proteins:
- the MKS1 gene encoding tectonic-like complex member MKS1 isoform X7: MAETVWSTDTGEAVYRSRDPVRNLRLRVHLQRITSSNFLHYQPAAELGKDLIDLATFRPQPTASGHRPEEDEEEEIVIGWQEKLFSQFEVDLYQNETACQSPLDYQYRQEILKLENSGGKKNRRIFTYTDSDRYTNLEEHCQRMTTAASEVPSFLVERMANVRRRRQDRRGMEGGILKSRIVTWEPSEEFVRNNHVINTPLQTMHIMADLGPYKKLGYKKYEHVLCTLKVDSNGVITVKPDFTGLKGPYRIETEGEKQELWKYTIDNVSPHAQPEEEERERRVFKDLYGRHKEYLSSLVGTDFEMFQPKAMSMTISTSTSL, translated from the exons ATGGCGGAGACCGTCTGGAGCACTGACACCGGGGAGGCAGTGTATCGCTCCCGGGACCCCGTGCGCAACTTGCGCCTCCG AGTCCACCTGCAAAGAATCACATCAAGCAACTTTCTTCATTATCAGCCTGCTGCCGAGCTCGGGAAGGACCTCATAGACTTGGCCACTTTTAGGCCTCAGCCAACTGCCA GTGGACACCGCCCAGAGGAAGACGAAGAGGAGGAGATTGTGATTGGGTGGCAGGAGAAGCTCTTTAGCCAG TTTGAAGTAGATCTGTACCAAAATGAAACAGCCTGTCAGAGTCCTTTGGATTATCAGTACCGTCAGGAGATCCTGAAGCTGGAGAATTCGGGTGGCAAGAAAAACCGACGAATCTTTACCTACACTGACTCTGATAGATACACCAATTTGGAGGAG CACTGTCAGAGAATGACCACTGCAGCCAGCGAGGTGCCTTCATTCTTGGTCGAGCGAATGGCAAATGTCAGGCGTCGCCGGCAGGACAGGCGAGGGAT GGAGGGCGGCATCCTCAAGTCACGCATCGTCACCTGGGAGCCCTCAGAAGAGTTTGTCAGGAACAACCACGTCATTAACACCCCTCTTCAGACAATGCACATCATGGCAGACCTGGGGCCCTATAAAAA GCTTGGCTATAAGAAGTATGAACATGTCCTGTGTACTCTGAAGGTGGatagcaatggtgtgatcacagtaaAGCCTGACTTCACGGGCCTCAAAGGACCCTACAg GATTGAGACGGAGGGGGAGAAGCAGGAGCTGTGGAAATATACGATCGACAATGTTTCCCCCCACGCACAGCCGGAGGAGGAGGAGCGGGAACGGCGAGTGTTCAAGGAT CTTTATGGCCGGCACAAGGAGTATCTCAGCAGCCTCGTAGGCACCGACTTTGAGATG TTTCAGCCCAAGGCTATGAGTATGACAATCTCTACGTCCACTTCTTTGTAG
- the MKS1 gene encoding tectonic-like complex member MKS1 isoform X6, with the protein MAETVWSTDTGEAVYRSRDPVRNLRLRVHLQRITSSNFLHYQPAAELGKDLIDLATFRPQPTAIFGGGHRPEEDEEEEIVIGWQEKLFSQFEVDLYQNETACQSPLDYQYRQEILKLENSGGKKNRRIFTYTDSDRYTNLEEHCQRMTTAASEVPSFLVERMANVRRRRQDRRGMEGGILKSRIVTWEPSEEFVRNNHVINTPLQTMHIMADLGPYKKLGYKKYEHVLCTLKVDSNGVITVKPDFTGLKGPYRIETEGEKQELWKYTIDNVSPHAQPEEEERERRVFKDLYGRHKEYLSSLVGTDFEMFQPKAMSMTISTSTSL; encoded by the exons ATGGCGGAGACCGTCTGGAGCACTGACACCGGGGAGGCAGTGTATCGCTCCCGGGACCCCGTGCGCAACTTGCGCCTCCG AGTCCACCTGCAAAGAATCACATCAAGCAACTTTCTTCATTATCAGCCTGCTGCCGAGCTCGGGAAGGACCTCATAGACTTGGCCACTTTTAGGCCTCAGCCAACTGCCA TCTTTGGAGGTGGACACCGCCCAGAGGAAGACGAAGAGGAGGAGATTGTGATTGGGTGGCAGGAGAAGCTCTTTAGCCAG TTTGAAGTAGATCTGTACCAAAATGAAACAGCCTGTCAGAGTCCTTTGGATTATCAGTACCGTCAGGAGATCCTGAAGCTGGAGAATTCGGGTGGCAAGAAAAACCGACGAATCTTTACCTACACTGACTCTGATAGATACACCAATTTGGAGGAG CACTGTCAGAGAATGACCACTGCAGCCAGCGAGGTGCCTTCATTCTTGGTCGAGCGAATGGCAAATGTCAGGCGTCGCCGGCAGGACAGGCGAGGGAT GGAGGGCGGCATCCTCAAGTCACGCATCGTCACCTGGGAGCCCTCAGAAGAGTTTGTCAGGAACAACCACGTCATTAACACCCCTCTTCAGACAATGCACATCATGGCAGACCTGGGGCCCTATAAAAA GCTTGGCTATAAGAAGTATGAACATGTCCTGTGTACTCTGAAGGTGGatagcaatggtgtgatcacagtaaAGCCTGACTTCACGGGCCTCAAAGGACCCTACAg GATTGAGACGGAGGGGGAGAAGCAGGAGCTGTGGAAATATACGATCGACAATGTTTCCCCCCACGCACAGCCGGAGGAGGAGGAGCGGGAACGGCGAGTGTTCAAGGAT CTTTATGGCCGGCACAAGGAGTATCTCAGCAGCCTCGTAGGCACCGACTTTGAGATG TTTCAGCCCAAGGCTATGAGTATGACAATCTCTACGTCCACTTCTTTGTAG